GGGTTCGAACTTAACGCTGAGGTTGTTCGGAGTCAGTCACGCTTGATCATCGACCGTGTTCAGATCGAGACGGGCGCGAACCCTTCGTACGATCCATCACTCGACACGACAGTGTCGCCGTCCGATTCGACGAGATAGAGCGCGTCGAAGGAGGTGAACCCGTGCTCTTCGACGTGGCTCGCCGCCGCAACGACCGTCTCGGCATCACCCCGAACGTCGATGAGACTGGAAGCATTAGCAATGACACGCTCAGTATTTAATTCTTATAGGTACGCGACGAAAAGAAGCTCGATGAGTGTGAACTGCGATGTCCAGAGTGACTCCCGGTGTTCGTGATACGCCGTCTCGGCGGCGTCACTGAACCAATCGTCGTCTTTGATGAGGGCGAGCAGAAAATCAGTTTCGACGTACATTCACCTACCAGTCTCGTCAAGCGCGTCACGTCGCGCGTGTTCGCGGAGTTCATCGACCGACTGCTCAACGCCTGCGAACTCCTCTCGGAGTGCTGAGAGCGGATCGTCCGCGATGGGAATGAGTTTAATGCTATCGTGTAGCTCAACGATGTGGTAACGCTCCCCGTGCCGCTCTCGTATCGCTTTGGAAAGCGTGAGCCGACCGCGACTATCGAGCGTTGTCTCCGACATACCTAATGCAAGGATGGGAATAAATGAAAATATATCTCTGAAAAATGATATTTTCTACAGACAGTTTCGGTATCGCTGCCCTCCGCTTCGATAGGGAATGCTGTACACCGCCCACGTCATACATTCACACAGCTACAGAACGCTTATCATCGTTTCGTGATAGTATCAACTATGTTTCCGGAGACGATCGAGACCGATCGGCTGGTACTCGACCGGTTGACAATGGAACACCTGTTTGAGTGTTACGAGCACGCGTCTGTCGACGCCCCCCACATCGAGGAGATCACGCGACACCTCAACTGGTCGCCCCACCGGTCGCTGAACGAGACCCGAACGTTCATCGAGCGCCAACAGGAGGTGTGGGAGGACGGTGAGGGTGCAACGTACGTGGTGTATCCACAGGAGACCGAAGCCAACGCCGGTGAGTTCGGTGGAACGACGGGACTCGGAATCGACTGGAAACGGCGAGTGGGAACGCTTGGACTCTGGTTACGTAAGCCGCTGTGGGGTCGGGGCTACTCCGGTGAGCGGGCGGATGCGCTGCTAGAATTGGCGTTCGAGCGGCTGGATCTGGATCTCGTGACTGTCAGCCACCATCCAGACAACGACAGCTCCCAGCGCGCGATCCGAAAATACGTCGAGGCACACGGCGGTCGCCGTGAGGGACAACTCCGCAACCACCTCGCGACCCAAGACGGCACTGTTATGGACGTGGTGCGCTACAGCATCGCCCAGTCCGAGTACCGAAATCACTAGTTGTCATGACCAGTAAGGCAAAA
The sequence above is drawn from the Halocatena salina genome and encodes:
- a CDS encoding AbrB/MazE/SpoVT family DNA-binding domain-containing protein: MSETTLDSRGRLTLSKAIRERHGERYHIVELHDSIKLIPIADDPLSALREEFAGVEQSVDELREHARRDALDETGR
- a CDS encoding GNAT family N-acetyltransferase — encoded protein: MFPETIETDRLVLDRLTMEHLFECYEHASVDAPHIEEITRHLNWSPHRSLNETRTFIERQQEVWEDGEGATYVVYPQETEANAGEFGGTTGLGIDWKRRVGTLGLWLRKPLWGRGYSGERADALLELAFERLDLDLVTVSHHPDNDSSQRAIRKYVEAHGGRREGQLRNHLATQDGTVMDVVRYSIAQSEYRNH